In Streptomyces thermolilacinus SPC6, a single genomic region encodes these proteins:
- a CDS encoding ABC transporter substrate-binding protein, whose amino-acid sequence MSTPAGRQSNRARPLAAAVSAALLFAAGCSSEEEGPGEAKGGVPVVEKGKLTTCTHLPYPPFQFERDGKVVGFDVALIDLVAKNLGVEQKILDTPFENFKTGAFLNSGECDLAAAGMTITDERRKNVDFSIPYFDATQAVLASKKSGVRTLAEVKARKLKLGAQAETTGESYAKSQGFDPVAFESSDAVLNGLRTGQVDAVVIDYPVVRGWLKDKANAAAFVLGQNVDTGEVYGFSVKKGNDRLRAAIDKAIRDAKADGTYKKIYEEWIGPLPQAGS is encoded by the coding sequence GTGTCGACGCCTGCCGGCCGCCAGAGCAACCGTGCCCGTCCCCTCGCCGCCGCCGTCTCGGCGGCGCTGCTGTTCGCGGCGGGCTGTTCGTCCGAGGAGGAGGGGCCGGGAGAGGCCAAGGGCGGGGTGCCCGTGGTCGAGAAGGGCAAGCTGACGACGTGCACCCATCTGCCGTACCCGCCGTTCCAGTTCGAGCGGGACGGGAAGGTGGTCGGCTTCGACGTGGCGCTGATCGACCTGGTCGCGAAGAACTTGGGCGTCGAGCAGAAGATCCTCGACACGCCGTTCGAGAACTTCAAGACCGGCGCGTTCCTCAACTCCGGCGAGTGCGACCTCGCCGCCGCCGGGATGACCATCACGGACGAGCGCAGGAAGAACGTCGACTTCTCGATCCCGTACTTCGACGCCACGCAGGCCGTGCTCGCGTCGAAGAAAAGCGGGGTGAGGACGCTCGCCGAGGTGAAGGCCCGCAAGCTGAAGCTGGGCGCGCAGGCCGAGACGACCGGTGAGAGCTACGCCAAGAGCCAGGGCTTCGACCCCGTCGCGTTCGAGAGCTCCGACGCGGTCCTCAACGGGCTGCGCACCGGCCAGGTGGACGCGGTCGTCATCGACTACCCCGTGGTGCGGGGGTGGCTGAAGGACAAGGCCAACGCCGCCGCGTTCGTCCTCGGCCAGAACGTGGACACCGGCGAGGTGTACGGCTTCTCGGTGAAGAAGGGCAACGACAGGCTGCGCGCCGCGATCGACAAGGCCATCCGCGACGCCAAGGCCGACGGCACGTACAAGAAGATCTACGAGGAGTGGATCGGCCCGCTCCCCCAGGCCGGTTCGTGA
- a CDS encoding NAD-binding protein: MVVCGDDALAHRLAHELNDVYRERVTLVVPGHPAAAPSEPGRRAGGRGTGLGVGALALFGRVSAAMTRPASGDGRTGAPGRGGAPGPGPGAGPGGGAAAGTGTARGRGHLAPYDPAPHDQPGGQGQRRAVRVVEVAEADEAVLVEAGVEHAAALALVHEDDETNIRTALLARRLNPRLRLVIRMYNRKLGQHLEELLDQAAALATPGIDPEVLDASTTVLSDADTAAPALAATAVAGTSKIVHADGLLLRAVERTPPRPGEVADRGLCTLALLSSTATDPAGSDGTDSSGDQGPQLLPDDQAVAAATGRGTVALEAISYAGPTLPRTRLGLAGSVPFASLFSPRLRWSLAGLVAAVAAIAVASWLTTDDHPLHAAYLTLLDIFAINDPALEAPVERQVLQMLAGFVGLLLLPILVAALLEALGTFRTATSLRRPPRALSGHVVLLGLGKVGTRVLTRLRELDIPVVCVESDPEARGVATARRLRVPVVLGDVTEEGVLEAARVHRARSLLALTSLDITNLEAVLYARSVRPDLRVVLRLYDDDIATAVYRTLRVAHPEALTRSRSVSHLAAPAFAGAMMGRQILGAIPVERRVLLFAAVVVAGHPELEGRTVAEAFRPGAWRVIALDPSAPDERRPDLAAVHHGADEGRTGLVWDLHPGYVLRAEDRVVLAATRRGLAQLLGRGGSATP; the protein is encoded by the coding sequence ATGGTCGTCTGCGGCGACGACGCGCTGGCCCACCGCCTCGCGCACGAGCTGAACGACGTGTACCGCGAGCGGGTCACCCTCGTCGTCCCCGGCCACCCCGCCGCCGCCCCCAGCGAGCCCGGCCGCCGCGCCGGCGGACGCGGCACGGGACTGGGGGTCGGCGCCCTCGCCCTGTTCGGCCGCGTCTCCGCCGCCATGACCCGCCCGGCCTCGGGCGACGGGCGTACCGGGGCGCCCGGACGCGGCGGCGCACCCGGTCCGGGACCGGGCGCGGGGCCCGGCGGTGGAGCGGCGGCCGGCACGGGAACCGCGCGCGGCCGCGGCCACCTCGCCCCGTACGACCCCGCCCCGCACGACCAGCCCGGCGGCCAGGGGCAGCGGCGCGCCGTGCGCGTGGTCGAGGTGGCCGAGGCGGACGAGGCGGTGCTCGTCGAGGCGGGCGTCGAACACGCCGCCGCCCTCGCCCTCGTCCACGAGGACGACGAGACCAACATCCGCACCGCCCTGCTGGCCCGGCGCCTCAATCCCCGGCTGCGCCTGGTCATCCGCATGTACAACCGCAAGCTCGGCCAGCATCTGGAAGAGCTCCTCGACCAGGCCGCCGCCCTCGCCACCCCCGGCATCGACCCGGAGGTCCTCGACGCCTCCACCACCGTCCTGTCCGACGCCGACACGGCCGCGCCCGCGCTCGCCGCCACCGCCGTCGCCGGCACCAGCAAGATCGTGCACGCGGACGGGCTGCTGCTGCGCGCCGTCGAACGCACCCCGCCCCGCCCCGGCGAGGTAGCCGACCGCGGCCTGTGCACCCTCGCCCTGCTGTCGTCCACCGCCACCGACCCGGCCGGCAGCGACGGCACCGACAGCAGCGGCGACCAGGGCCCGCAACTGCTCCCCGACGACCAGGCCGTGGCCGCCGCCACCGGACGCGGCACCGTCGCCCTGGAAGCCATCTCCTACGCGGGCCCGACCCTGCCCAGGACCCGGCTGGGCCTCGCCGGGTCCGTGCCGTTCGCGTCGCTGTTCTCGCCGAGGCTGCGCTGGTCGCTCGCCGGGCTCGTCGCCGCCGTCGCCGCCATCGCCGTGGCGTCCTGGCTCACCACCGACGACCACCCCCTGCACGCCGCCTACCTGACGCTGCTGGACATCTTCGCGATCAACGACCCCGCCCTGGAGGCCCCCGTCGAACGGCAGGTCCTCCAGATGCTGGCCGGGTTCGTAGGGCTGCTCCTGCTGCCCATCCTCGTCGCCGCCCTGCTGGAGGCCCTCGGCACGTTCCGCACCGCCACGTCCCTGCGCCGCCCGCCGCGCGCCCTGTCCGGCCATGTCGTGCTGCTCGGCCTCGGCAAGGTCGGCACCCGCGTCCTGACCCGGCTGCGGGAGCTGGACATCCCCGTCGTCTGCGTCGAGTCCGACCCGGAGGCCCGGGGCGTCGCCACCGCGCGCCGCCTGCGCGTGCCGGTCGTGCTGGGCGACGTCACCGAGGAGGGCGTCCTGGAGGCCGCGCGCGTCCACCGGGCGCGCTCCCTGCTCGCCCTGACGAGCCTCGACATCACCAATCTGGAAGCCGTCCTGTACGCCCGGTCCGTCCGCCCCGACCTGCGCGTCGTACTGCGGCTGTACGACGACGACATCGCGACCGCCGTGTACCGCACCCTGCGCGTCGCGCACCCCGAGGCGCTCACCCGCAGCCGCAGCGTCTCCCACCTGGCCGCCCCCGCCTTCGCCGGCGCCATGATGGGCCGCCAGATCCTGGGCGCCATCCCCGTGGAGCGGCGCGTCCTGCTGTTCGCAGCGGTCGTCGTCGCCGGTCACCCGGAGCTGGAGGGCCGTACCGTCGCCGAGGCGTTCCGGCCCGGCGCCTGGCGGGTGATCGCCCTGGACCCGAGCGCCCCCGACGAGCGGCGACCCGACCTGGCCGCCGTGCACCACGGCGCCGACGAGGGGCGCACCGGCCTCGTGTGGGACCTGCACCCCGGGTACGTGCTGCGCGCCGAGGACCGCGTCGTCCTCGCCGCGACCCGCCGCGGCCTGGCCCAGCTGCTCGGCCGGGGCGGGTCGGCCACCCCCTGA
- a CDS encoding cold-shock protein: protein MLMLGKILRFDEVRGYGFIVPREGGEDVFMHANDLVDEKYLYQAGREVEFYLEMGDKGPKASEIRLVDRAATRAPAPRVERDGGLDQLDDDTLDVLTTAEFRTELTEALIEADGTLTAVQLKRVRTRVLELARDHGWVEA, encoded by the coding sequence GTGCTGATGTTGGGGAAGATCCTGCGGTTCGACGAGGTGCGCGGCTACGGCTTCATCGTGCCCCGCGAGGGCGGCGAGGACGTCTTCATGCACGCGAACGACCTGGTGGACGAGAAATACCTCTACCAGGCCGGCCGCGAGGTGGAGTTCTACCTGGAGATGGGCGACAAGGGCCCCAAGGCGTCGGAGATCCGCCTCGTGGACCGCGCCGCCACCCGGGCGCCCGCCCCGCGCGTGGAGCGGGACGGCGGCCTCGACCAGCTGGACGACGACACCCTGGACGTGCTGACCACCGCCGAGTTCCGCACCGAGCTGACCGAGGCGCTGATCGAGGCGGACGGCACCCTGACCGCCGTCCAGCTCAAGCGCGTCCGCACTCGCGTCCTGGAACTCGCCCGCGACCACGGCTGGGTCGAGGCGTAG
- a CDS encoding amino acid ABC transporter permease yields MTSRLTRRQRRRLSQGVQYAVFVAAVVAVAVVADWERLRNQFAQRALAEELFPEIITTALRNTVVYTVSGFVFGLVLGLVVALMRLSSVAPYRWVAGVYIEFFRGLPALLIFIFVGVAVPLAFPGTEIPGGTYGKVALGLGLVAAAYMAETIRAGIQAVPKGQMEAARSLGFSHARAMVSVVIPQAFRIVIPPLTNELVLLFKDSSLVLFLGVTLNERELTKFGRDLASQTANSTPILVAGLCYLLVTVPLGFVVRRLEARTGKAG; encoded by the coding sequence GTGACCTCCCGGCTGACCAGGCGCCAGCGCCGGCGGCTCTCCCAGGGCGTCCAGTACGCGGTGTTCGTCGCCGCCGTCGTCGCGGTCGCCGTCGTGGCCGACTGGGAGCGGCTGCGCAACCAGTTCGCGCAGCGGGCCCTCGCCGAGGAGCTGTTCCCGGAGATCATCACGACGGCGCTGCGCAACACGGTCGTCTACACCGTGTCCGGATTCGTCTTCGGGCTGGTGCTGGGGCTGGTGGTCGCGCTCATGCGGCTGTCGTCGGTCGCGCCGTACCGGTGGGTCGCCGGGGTGTACATCGAGTTCTTCCGGGGCCTGCCCGCGCTGCTGATCTTCATCTTCGTGGGCGTCGCGGTACCGCTGGCCTTCCCCGGCACGGAGATCCCCGGCGGTACGTACGGAAAGGTGGCGCTCGGCCTGGGTCTCGTCGCCGCCGCGTACATGGCGGAGACGATCCGGGCGGGCATCCAGGCGGTGCCGAAGGGGCAGATGGAGGCGGCGCGGTCGCTGGGGTTCTCGCACGCGCGGGCGATGGTGTCGGTGGTCATCCCGCAGGCGTTCCGGATCGTGATCCCGCCGCTGACCAACGAGCTGGTGCTGCTGTTCAAGGACTCGTCGCTGGTGCTGTTCCTCGGGGTCACGCTGAACGAGCGGGAGCTGACCAAGTTCGGCCGGGACCTGGCCAGCCAGACCGCCAACTCGACACCGATCCTCGTCGCCGGGCTGTGCTACCTGCTGGTGACGGTTCCGCTGGGATTCGTGGTGCGGCGCCTCGAAGCCCGTACCGGGAAGGCCGGATGA
- a CDS encoding NUDIX domain-containing protein — translation MVVKRSAGLLVFRMPGGRLEVLLAHMGGPYWAARDAGAWTVPKGEHADDEAALAAARREFTEELGLPVPDGEPVPLGEARQAGGKVVTAWAVEGDLDPALVVPGTFAMEWPRGSGVTREFPEVDRVAWFAPEEAAERLVAGQRVFLERLAELVRGRDVP, via the coding sequence ATGGTGGTGAAGCGCAGCGCGGGGCTGCTGGTGTTCCGTATGCCGGGCGGGCGGCTGGAGGTGCTCCTCGCGCACATGGGCGGGCCCTACTGGGCGGCGCGGGACGCGGGGGCGTGGACGGTGCCGAAGGGCGAGCACGCGGACGACGAGGCGGCTCTCGCGGCCGCACGGCGGGAGTTCACCGAGGAGCTGGGGCTGCCCGTACCGGACGGGGAGCCGGTGCCGCTCGGGGAGGCGCGGCAGGCGGGCGGCAAGGTCGTCACGGCGTGGGCGGTGGAGGGCGACCTCGACCCGGCGCTGGTGGTGCCGGGGACGTTCGCGATGGAGTGGCCGCGCGGTTCGGGCGTGACGCGGGAGTTCCCGGAGGTGGACCGGGTCGCCTGGTTCGCCCCCGAGGAGGCCGCCGAACGGCTCGTGGCCGGGCAGCGGGTGTTCCTGGAGCGGCTGGCGGAGCTGGTGCGTGGACGTGACGTCCCGTGA